From Denitrovibrio acetiphilus DSM 12809, the proteins below share one genomic window:
- a CDS encoding TetR/AcrR family transcriptional regulator, which produces MKNMSVRERILKTTDRLFYEQGYRATGINQIIKESEVAKASFYHYFPSKEMLCLAYLTERSEVSHERQKKFIAEGGNTPKERICGLLENIRHMAQANHFNGCPFLNIASEINEKDNRIRHAVKAHKSKLINLIKNELKDCENSEELAETVYVIYEGANISVKNYQSLWPVDRAEKAIRKILAGAFDERK; this is translated from the coding sequence ATGAAAAATATGTCAGTAAGAGAACGGATACTAAAAACAACAGACAGATTGTTTTATGAGCAGGGGTACAGAGCAACAGGTATTAATCAGATTATCAAAGAATCAGAGGTTGCCAAAGCCAGTTTTTACCATTATTTCCCATCTAAAGAAATGCTTTGTCTGGCATATCTGACAGAGCGAAGTGAAGTATCCCACGAAAGACAGAAAAAATTCATAGCCGAAGGCGGTAATACACCGAAAGAGAGAATATGCGGGCTTCTGGAAAATATACGCCATATGGCACAGGCAAATCATTTCAACGGATGCCCTTTTTTAAATATAGCATCAGAAATCAACGAAAAAGACAATAGGATAAGACATGCTGTAAAAGCCCACAAATCTAAGCTGATAAACCTCATTAAAAATGAGCTCAAAGACTGCGAAAACTCTGAAGAACTCGCTGAAACCGTTTACGTTATATATGAAGGAGCAAACATATCAGTTAAGAACTACCAAAGCTTATGGCCTGTTGACAGGGCGGAAAAAGCCATCAGAAAAATCCTTGCCGGAGCTTTTGATGAACGAAAATGA
- a CDS encoding acyl-CoA carboxylase subunit beta codes for MNNKKQISTLHKKRSEAYLGGGKEKIVKHHKTGKLTARERLALLFDPDTFQEQGLFMRHRCTNFGMTDKEFPGEGVVTGMGSVDGRLTYAASQDFTVAGGSVGEMTAKKIANVMDQALKTGDPFVFINDSGGARIQEGVDALSGYGNIFYRNVLLSGVVPQISIIAGPCAGGAAYSPALTDFIIQVEHEGQMFITGPSVIKQVTGEDVSSEELGGVESHSHYSGVVHFTAKNGKEAMLLCKRLLSFLPSNNTEEPPSLPPVSQMMGPEEHLRNLLPEDPKEPYDILDVIRNIVDKADFLEIQEHFAPNIVIGFARMSGHTIGVVANQPSVKAGVLDIDSSDKAARFIRFCNAFNIPIVTFVDVPGFMPGVDQEYGGIIRHGAKMLFAYGATTVPKVTVILRKAYGGAYLAMCSKEMGADMVYAWPSAEIAVMGAEGATSILYSKEIKEAFDPKELQEEKTKEYKIAFTTPYAAAGRGYVDDVIDPAETKMAIVTALEALRTKREMRPQKKHGLIPL; via the coding sequence ATGAACAACAAAAAACAGATCAGCACCCTTCACAAGAAACGCTCCGAAGCATACCTCGGCGGAGGAAAAGAGAAAATTGTAAAGCATCATAAGACCGGTAAACTCACAGCAAGAGAGCGGCTGGCTCTTCTCTTTGACCCTGATACGTTTCAGGAACAAGGACTTTTTATGCGGCACAGATGCACAAACTTCGGCATGACCGACAAAGAGTTCCCGGGGGAAGGCGTCGTAACTGGAATGGGGAGTGTTGACGGCAGGCTCACCTATGCGGCAAGTCAGGACTTTACAGTTGCGGGCGGTTCCGTTGGTGAAATGACAGCAAAGAAAATTGCTAACGTAATGGATCAGGCTTTAAAAACCGGCGATCCTTTTGTATTTATCAACGACTCCGGCGGTGCCCGCATTCAGGAGGGGGTGGACGCCCTCTCCGGCTACGGAAACATATTTTATCGTAATGTGCTTCTATCAGGCGTTGTTCCTCAGATAAGCATCATTGCAGGTCCCTGTGCAGGCGGTGCGGCATATTCCCCGGCACTCACAGATTTTATTATTCAGGTGGAGCACGAAGGGCAGATGTTCATCACCGGACCTTCTGTAATCAAACAGGTCACAGGAGAGGATGTATCATCCGAAGAGCTGGGCGGTGTTGAAAGCCACTCACACTATTCAGGAGTCGTTCACTTTACCGCTAAAAACGGAAAGGAAGCTATGCTTCTGTGTAAAAGGCTCTTATCCTTCCTCCCCAGTAATAACACAGAGGAACCACCTTCCCTCCCCCCTGTGTCTCAGATGATGGGGCCGGAAGAACATCTACGGAACCTCTTACCCGAAGACCCGAAAGAGCCCTACGACATATTAGACGTAATACGGAACATAGTGGACAAAGCAGATTTTCTTGAGATTCAGGAACATTTTGCACCAAATATCGTAATCGGGTTCGCCAGAATGTCCGGACACACAATAGGTGTGGTAGCAAACCAGCCCAGCGTCAAAGCAGGTGTTCTCGACATAGATTCATCCGACAAAGCAGCGAGATTCATCCGCTTTTGTAACGCTTTTAATATTCCAATAGTCACATTTGTTGACGTTCCAGGCTTTATGCCAGGGGTAGATCAGGAATACGGCGGTATCATACGGCACGGTGCAAAGATGCTTTTCGCATATGGCGCAACCACAGTCCCAAAGGTGACCGTTATACTTCGTAAAGCTTACGGTGGAGCTTACCTTGCCATGTGTTCAAAAGAGATGGGTGCAGACATGGTCTATGCATGGCCGTCAGCTGAGATCGCGGTGATGGGCGCAGAAGGAGCCACTAGCATCCTTTACAGCAAAGAGATCAAAGAAGCATTCGACCCGAAAGAACTTCAGGAAGAAAAGACTAAAGAATATAAAATAGCATTCACAACCCCTTATGCCGCAGCAGGCAGAGGATATGTTGACGATGTTATAGATCCGGCAGAAACCAAGATGGCTATAGTCACAGCACTGGAAGCCCTCAGAACGAAACGCGAAATGCGTCCTCAGAAAAAACACGGTCTTATACCGCTTTAA
- a CDS encoding GGDEF domain-containing protein, translated as MNINLEQARLILGALDETIVIFSQEGEYLDILSAGLESESFKGLIGKNIKDIVSSGTANLFLSRINEALVKSEVIVFEYQVAGLLSVDSEKLMPSGVLHKKAKIIPFHNDGSDSFVAWIAYDFTEYRNLESKYQETAVEDPVTGIFNRRFFFKELNSFYQRFQRGSNIYSVIMLNLDHGEKLSDTYGMELTDGMMTNFVSLIKSALRSTDLFANTGDEDFLILLPDTPSNGAFHLAERVRTALENNVFELGGEQFTITASFGCSEVSEDDSSYDNVINRSEIALYQAKHNGGNCVKRLNYENWKK; from the coding sequence ATGAATATTAATCTTGAACAAGCTCGCCTCATATTGGGCGCACTAGATGAAACTATAGTCATTTTTTCGCAGGAGGGGGAGTATCTTGATATTCTGTCTGCCGGGCTGGAGAGCGAATCCTTTAAAGGACTGATAGGTAAAAATATAAAGGACATAGTCTCGTCAGGGACTGCAAATCTCTTCTTGTCCAGAATAAATGAAGCACTTGTTAAATCCGAAGTAATCGTTTTTGAATATCAGGTTGCCGGTCTTCTCAGTGTTGATTCTGAAAAGTTAATGCCTTCCGGTGTATTACATAAAAAAGCCAAAATTATTCCGTTTCATAATGACGGAAGTGATAGTTTTGTTGCATGGATAGCTTACGACTTTACAGAGTATAGAAACTTGGAATCCAAATATCAGGAGACTGCTGTTGAAGACCCGGTTACGGGCATATTTAACAGACGATTCTTCTTTAAGGAGCTGAACAGCTTTTACCAGCGTTTTCAGCGTGGCAGTAATATATATTCTGTTATCATGCTCAATCTGGATCATGGAGAAAAACTCAGCGACACCTATGGAATGGAACTTACAGACGGTATGATGACAAACTTTGTGAGTCTGATCAAGAGTGCTCTCCGGAGTACAGATCTGTTTGCGAACACCGGTGATGAAGATTTCCTGATACTGCTGCCGGACACTCCTTCAAACGGAGCCTTCCATCTTGCTGAAAGGGTGAGGACAGCGCTGGAGAATAATGTATTCGAGCTGGGGGGGGAACAGTTTACTATCACAGCAAGTTTCGGGTGTAGTGAAGTGTCTGAAGACGATTCAAGCTATGACAATGTGATAAACAGATCAGAGATTGCACTTTATCAGGCAAAACATAACGGCGGTAATTGCGTAAAGAGGTTGAATTACGAAAACTGGAAGAAATAA
- a CDS encoding OadG family protein has protein sequence METEMIYALKLSVAGMLIVFTSLILISFAISLMRTIDEKLIRAKELRNEPEPKQKQTLDNITLLLISAAAAAAVRQKNFRIRSVRRIVTRDAKIAGWTMEGRSVLHGSHVLNIKTEK, from the coding sequence ATGGAAACAGAAATGATATATGCTCTGAAGCTTAGTGTAGCGGGAATGCTCATAGTTTTCACATCTCTGATACTTATCTCATTTGCTATCAGCCTGATGCGTACTATTGACGAAAAACTGATACGAGCCAAGGAACTCCGCAATGAGCCCGAACCAAAACAAAAACAGACCCTTGACAACATAACTTTACTGCTGATCTCTGCTGCTGCGGCTGCCGCTGTCCGTCAAAAGAATTTCCGGATAAGGTCAGTCCGCAGAATAGTTACCAGAGATGCCAAAATCGCAGGCTGGACAATGGAAGGACGAAGTGTCCTGCATGGTTCACACGTATTAAATATTAAAACAGAAAAATAA
- a CDS encoding TetR/AcrR family transcriptional regulator, producing MKERCCKFSEKKKEAILESASELFLSKGYGDVSMDEIAKCACVSKRTVYNHFPSKELLFAEMVRLTWTSIEQPSLDIENSDDVREVLKAYTLNFLDIMRSEKFSNLLRLMMGESERFPELKKMYSEHGIRTVLSTVNEFFMSVNDAGILCIQDPMLTAQQYVGMVKESLFWPVLLGLFKQPTAERDELVVNSAIDIIFTTYSN from the coding sequence ATGAAGGAAAGATGCTGTAAGTTTTCAGAAAAAAAGAAAGAAGCAATACTGGAATCGGCTTCGGAGCTTTTCTTAAGTAAAGGCTATGGAGATGTTTCTATGGATGAGATAGCAAAGTGTGCCTGTGTCTCTAAAAGAACGGTGTATAATCATTTTCCATCAAAAGAATTGCTTTTTGCTGAGATGGTCAGACTCACATGGACAAGTATAGAACAGCCATCCTTGGATATTGAGAACAGTGACGATGTCAGAGAAGTATTGAAAGCCTATACTCTGAATTTTCTTGATATTATGCGTTCAGAAAAATTCTCAAACCTTCTTCGTTTGATGATGGGAGAATCTGAACGTTTCCCGGAACTTAAAAAGATGTATTCAGAGCATGGCATCAGGACAGTTCTTTCAACAGTAAATGAGTTTTTCATGTCTGTTAATGATGCAGGTATTTTATGTATCCAAGACCCAATGCTTACAGCTCAGCAGTATGTCGGAATGGTTAAGGAGTCTCTCTTCTGGCCTGTTTTGCTCGGGCTATTTAAACAGCCGACAGCAGAGCGTGACGAGCTTGTCGTCAACTCTGCCATCGACATAATATTCACCACATACTCTAATTAA
- a CDS encoding Tex-like N-terminal domain-containing protein — protein sequence MQEKLFTEFSFQRNHINNVIDLHLSGNTVPFIARYRKEMTGNMDAEDIRNIIERYEYLENLEKRKQEVIEAIDERGKLTDELKKSIMKAETMKEVEDLYAPYKSKKKTKADLAREAGLEPLAVYIRANADLGGLSAEAEKFVCDAVPDADTAVSMASDIVTEEIGHDPEIKARLRELYELNGEISSIQKTDSKERNPYEDYYDFRQKMRDVPPHRVLAMFRGEREKILKLKIEIDEDMCLNAIAKICAGKGMEDNEITKKSMRQAFKKMLELSLELEFRGELKEKGEIKAISVFAENLKNLLLTPTVRNRVIMGIDPAFRTGCKFAVVDTTGDLLDYGVMYPTKPQADYQKSRSIMLESIRKNSVNAIAIGNGTASRETEEFVASVISEDELDIQYTIVSEAGASVYSAGAVAKREFPELDVSIRGAISIARRVLDPLAELVKIDPKSIGVGMYQHDVTGKKLEKSLTDVVEDVVNNVGVDLNTASPSLLSYVSGLSDSLAEKIVKHRQSIGRFKSRKELMKVDGVGELTFRQSAGFLKVYGGGEKLDSMFIHPESYDAVYAFLEAVNLSSDKCELVKLAVKDKNVKSLAEKLGIGEFTIKDIIDNLEKPDRDIRDNVDPVVFKQGILSIESLKEGDVLTGKVSNVVDFGAFVDVGLKNDGLVHISQLADRFVSDPSEVVKVGQTVKTKVLSVDRERGRLSLSMKV from the coding sequence ATGCAAGAGAAGCTGTTTACTGAATTTTCATTTCAGAGAAATCATATCAATAATGTAATAGACCTTCATCTGAGCGGTAACACCGTACCTTTCATTGCAAGATACAGAAAAGAGATGACAGGAAATATGGATGCAGAAGACATCAGGAATATTATAGAGAGATACGAATACCTGGAGAATCTTGAAAAGCGCAAACAGGAAGTTATCGAAGCCATAGACGAACGTGGCAAGCTGACGGATGAGCTTAAGAAGTCCATAATGAAAGCTGAAACTATGAAAGAGGTTGAAGACCTTTACGCCCCTTATAAATCTAAAAAGAAAACAAAAGCTGATCTAGCAAGAGAAGCCGGGCTGGAGCCTCTGGCGGTATACATCAGGGCAAATGCAGACCTCGGCGGTCTTTCTGCTGAAGCAGAGAAATTTGTCTGTGATGCCGTGCCGGACGCTGACACTGCTGTTTCAATGGCATCTGATATTGTTACCGAAGAGATCGGGCATGACCCGGAGATAAAGGCACGTCTGCGTGAGCTTTACGAGCTGAACGGAGAGATATCCTCCATACAGAAGACAGACTCAAAAGAGCGCAATCCGTATGAGGATTATTACGATTTCCGCCAGAAGATGAGAGATGTCCCTCCTCACCGAGTGCTTGCCATGTTTCGTGGCGAACGTGAGAAAATTCTTAAACTGAAAATCGAAATTGATGAAGATATGTGCCTTAATGCCATAGCTAAGATATGCGCAGGGAAAGGCATGGAAGATAACGAGATAACAAAAAAGAGTATGCGTCAGGCGTTTAAAAAGATGCTTGAGCTCTCGCTGGAGCTTGAGTTTAGAGGGGAGCTGAAAGAGAAGGGGGAGATCAAGGCGATATCTGTTTTCGCAGAAAATCTTAAAAACCTGCTCCTCACGCCCACAGTACGCAACAGGGTTATCATGGGGATAGACCCTGCTTTCAGAACCGGATGCAAGTTTGCTGTTGTGGACACGACCGGTGACCTGCTTGACTACGGTGTTATGTATCCTACCAAACCGCAGGCAGACTATCAGAAAAGCCGGAGCATTATGCTGGAGAGTATCAGGAAAAACAGCGTCAACGCTATCGCCATCGGGAACGGAACAGCGAGCAGAGAGACAGAAGAATTTGTTGCGTCAGTTATATCTGAGGACGAGCTTGATATACAGTACACTATTGTGAGTGAGGCGGGGGCTAGTGTTTATTCTGCCGGCGCTGTGGCGAAGAGAGAGTTTCCGGAGCTGGATGTCTCTATCAGAGGTGCGATATCAATAGCCAGACGTGTTCTTGATCCTCTTGCGGAGCTTGTTAAGATAGACCCTAAGTCAATAGGCGTGGGTATGTATCAGCATGATGTTACGGGCAAAAAGCTGGAAAAGTCTCTTACGGATGTTGTGGAGGATGTGGTTAACAATGTTGGAGTGGATCTTAACACTGCAAGCCCGTCCCTCTTGTCGTATGTTTCAGGGCTGAGTGACTCCCTTGCGGAAAAGATAGTGAAGCACAGACAATCCATAGGGAGATTCAAAAGCAGGAAAGAGCTTATGAAAGTTGACGGTGTTGGGGAGCTAACATTTAGGCAGTCTGCCGGATTTCTTAAGGTGTATGGCGGAGGGGAGAAGCTTGATAGTATGTTTATTCACCCTGAGAGTTACGACGCTGTATACGCATTTCTGGAGGCTGTGAATCTGTCCAGTGACAAATGCGAACTTGTAAAGCTGGCTGTAAAAGATAAAAATGTTAAGTCTCTTGCTGAAAAGCTGGGAATCGGTGAATTTACCATAAAAGATATTATAGATAACCTTGAAAAACCTGACCGGGATATACGGGACAATGTTGATCCGGTTGTGTTTAAACAGGGGATACTGTCCATAGAGAGCCTGAAAGAGGGGGATGTCCTCACTGGTAAGGTTAGTAATGTTGTGGACTTCGGAGCGTTTGTAGATGTCGGTTTGAAAAACGACGGGCTTGTGCATATATCCCAGCTTGCCGACAGATTTGTCAGCGACCCTTCAGAGGTTGTTAAAGTCGGACAGACGGTTAAAACAAAAGTCCTCAGCGTGGACAGAGAGAGGGGAAGACTTTCTCTCAGTATGAAGGTGTAA
- a CDS encoding 4Fe-4S ferredoxin translates to MNENDLRKLTEDKILYLVETSAENTLKGFSEKAWDTPLTAFSSGADPLYNSYKTIVGEKFWTPVEIMQKTFPHDTFNEDHLTVISWILPQTEATLSDQRQETELPSSRWVHSRHYGEFFNEFLRREIRDMYLSMGIKACAPALSPDFAYQESETTGKYSNWSERHVAYAAGLGTFSLSDGFITEKGMAARIGSVVIDTYITPDKREYTNHLGNCLYYAKGTCGACIKRCPAGAITREGHDKQKCFDYIRGVTGPHAQKLLGTFQTPCGLCQVRVPCEKHNPMAQR, encoded by the coding sequence ATGAACGAAAATGATTTAAGAAAACTGACAGAAGACAAAATATTATATTTAGTTGAAACATCAGCAGAAAATACTCTGAAAGGATTTAGTGAAAAAGCGTGGGACACCCCTCTGACAGCCTTCTCATCCGGTGCAGACCCTCTTTATAATTCATATAAAACTATCGTAGGAGAAAAATTCTGGACACCAGTTGAAATAATGCAGAAAACCTTTCCCCATGACACCTTTAATGAAGATCACCTTACAGTTATAAGCTGGATTCTTCCACAGACAGAAGCAACCCTTAGCGACCAGCGGCAAGAAACCGAGCTTCCCTCTTCCAGATGGGTTCACTCAAGACACTATGGAGAATTCTTTAACGAGTTTCTCAGAAGAGAAATAAGAGACATGTATTTATCGATGGGAATAAAAGCTTGTGCTCCGGCACTCTCCCCCGATTTTGCATATCAGGAATCAGAGACAACAGGTAAGTATTCCAACTGGTCAGAGAGACACGTTGCCTATGCGGCAGGGCTGGGAACATTCAGCTTGTCAGATGGGTTCATCACAGAGAAAGGCATGGCGGCAAGAATAGGTTCTGTTGTTATAGACACCTATATAACCCCCGACAAAAGGGAATATACTAACCATCTCGGAAACTGTCTGTATTACGCAAAAGGAACATGCGGAGCATGTATAAAACGATGTCCGGCAGGAGCAATCACCAGAGAAGGACATGACAAACAGAAATGTTTTGACTATATCAGAGGGGTAACCGGACCACACGCCCAGAAGCTTCTTGGCACTTTCCAGACCCCTTGTGGTCTGTGTCAGGTTAGGGTGCCCTGCGAAAAACACAACCCTATGGCTCAGAGATAA
- a CDS encoding MarR family winged helix-turn-helix transcriptional regulator, producing the protein MFLLKQLPEKKLLKKLAKESKDIDPTRAVFSLQFLRTASDALISIDKFFASKGLSHGRFLALMVLGDAGDAGLFPFEIADHMGVSRATASGLIKGLESAGYVASSQSKTDGRMKKILITDTGADFLEALTPEYYSFISRFTGTTEKKILKNFTAVLSDISDNVKNIYQ; encoded by the coding sequence ATGTTTTTACTGAAACAGCTGCCCGAGAAGAAGCTTTTAAAGAAACTAGCAAAAGAGTCAAAAGATATCGACCCCACCCGGGCAGTTTTCAGCCTTCAGTTTTTACGCACAGCGAGTGATGCACTTATCTCTATTGATAAATTTTTTGCGTCTAAGGGCTTGTCGCATGGGCGGTTTCTGGCTCTTATGGTGTTGGGAGATGCGGGGGATGCCGGGCTTTTTCCTTTTGAGATTGCTGATCATATGGGAGTTTCAAGGGCGACAGCTTCTGGGCTTATTAAAGGGCTGGAATCAGCAGGGTATGTTGCCAGCAGCCAGTCAAAAACCGATGGGCGCATGAAGAAGATCCTTATAACTGATACGGGGGCTGACTTTCTTGAAGCGCTTACGCCGGAGTATTATTCCTTCATTTCACGCTTTACGGGCACAACAGAAAAGAAGATTCTTAAGAATTTTACTGCTGTACTTTCTGATATAAGCGATAATGTCAAAAATATTTATCAATAA
- a CDS encoding sodium ion-translocating decarboxylase subunit beta, producing the protein MEIILQFLRNGAFGNFTLGNLLMLVVGCIFLYLAIKKDYEPLLLVPIGFGVLVGNIPYSAGMNIGVYEVGSVFSILYQGVSQGFYPPLIFMGIGAMTDFSCMLSNPRLIILGAAAQFGIFITFLGSLYLGFSIEHAAAIGIIGGADGPTAIFLSSKLAPDYLGAIAIAAYSYMALVPVIQPPIIKLLTTKKERLIRMKPSKPVSKRLRIMFPIVAFLLTTMIAPGAITLLGMLFFGNLLKECGVTERLANTARAALIDIVTILLGFTVGLSTDATRFLTPDSIKIFALGAGSFCVATASGILVAKLMNILSKNPINPIIGAAGVSAVPDSARVCQVVGAKEDPNNFLIMHAMAPNVAGVIGSAIAAGVFLSVFN; encoded by the coding sequence ATGGAAATAATATTACAGTTCCTCAGAAACGGAGCTTTCGGCAACTTCACCTTAGGCAATCTGCTGATGCTTGTTGTTGGATGCATATTCCTCTATCTGGCTATTAAAAAGGATTACGAACCGCTTCTTCTTGTCCCCATCGGGTTTGGTGTGCTTGTGGGAAATATCCCGTATTCTGCCGGTATGAATATCGGTGTTTATGAGGTGGGAAGTGTGTTTTCCATCCTGTATCAGGGCGTTAGTCAGGGGTTTTACCCTCCCCTTATATTTATGGGCATCGGGGCTATGACAGATTTTTCTTGTATGCTCTCTAACCCAAGACTGATTATCCTCGGTGCAGCAGCGCAATTCGGTATCTTCATAACATTTTTAGGCTCTCTTTATCTGGGATTCAGTATAGAGCATGCTGCTGCAATCGGTATCATAGGCGGCGCTGACGGACCGACAGCAATCTTCCTTTCCAGTAAACTTGCTCCGGATTATCTTGGTGCCATCGCTATTGCTGCTTACTCATACATGGCGCTGGTTCCTGTTATACAGCCGCCGATAATCAAGCTCTTAACAACCAAAAAAGAACGCCTCATCCGTATGAAGCCTTCAAAACCAGTTAGTAAACGTCTGCGGATCATGTTTCCTATTGTTGCTTTCCTGCTTACAACGATGATAGCACCAGGAGCAATAACTCTGCTCGGTATGCTATTTTTTGGTAACCTGCTGAAAGAGTGTGGTGTAACAGAAAGACTGGCAAACACAGCAAGGGCTGCCCTCATTGATATCGTTACGATTCTGCTGGGCTTTACAGTGGGACTTAGCACAGATGCCACAAGGTTTCTGACACCTGACTCCATAAAAATCTTTGCTCTGGGAGCAGGCTCATTCTGTGTTGCAACAGCGTCCGGAATCCTTGTCGCAAAATTAATGAATATCCTTAGCAAAAACCCTATAAATCCTATAATAGGTGCCGCAGGCGTTTCAGCTGTTCCCGACTCAGCCAGAGTTTGTCAGGTTGTGGGGGCAAAAGAAGACCCGAACAACTTTCTCATTATGCATGCCATGGCGCCTAATGTTGCCGGAGTCATCGGGAGTGCAATAGCCGCAGGAGTTTTTCTGTCGGTTTTTAATTAG
- a CDS encoding biotin/lipoyl-containing protein — protein MKLKITVHGIAYEVDVEVLDDEQEGYPSALPYVPSMPDTQTSSSIPSPLPRPNQKKQPKTAADASGSVTSPIAGIVLEIKCTAGGVVKEGDIVMILEAMKMKTSIAAPADGKVKTIPVAKGDNIREGQTLIEYE, from the coding sequence ATGAAGCTTAAAATAACTGTTCACGGAATAGCCTACGAGGTTGATGTTGAAGTGCTTGATGACGAACAGGAGGGGTACCCTTCTGCACTCCCATATGTGCCTTCCATGCCGGATACGCAAACTTCTTCATCCATCCCCTCGCCTCTGCCCAGACCAAATCAGAAAAAACAGCCCAAAACTGCGGCTGATGCCAGCGGGTCTGTTACCAGCCCCATAGCCGGTATCGTACTTGAAATAAAATGTACTGCGGGGGGCGTGGTTAAAGAGGGAGACATTGTCATGATACTGGAAGCTATGAAAATGAAAACATCCATAGCAGCTCCGGCAGACGGGAAAGTAAAAACAATACCTGTTGCAAAAGGCGATAACATCAGAGAAGGTCAGACCCTTATAGAGTACGAGTAA
- a CDS encoding S41 family peptidase: MKQFTLIILISLYVAACGGGSSSGSATTSENHTVGAPGKLTYEPESCSETDQIKFVNDVMHDIYLWSREIKQPDYTKYNSQNQLLADLRYGLDDWSYIVSKEISDAHYAGDNVGLGLNLQYDLEHNNAVITYIYKDSPADIAGLRRGYKITSVNGYTIQDMTDNNSFDAAFGPNQQGYSVNLEYLDNTGTAGIVNVTKDSYYANAVNAYNIFTNTTNGKKIGYISYLSFTANYISDLSEALTAFKTENISELIIDLRYNSGGLINGAKYIADNISGGSWTGNIFITFLHNSKYSSWNQTALFSSPLAHVDIDKVIFLTTSATASASELLINGLKPYIDTHLVGSTTHGKPVGMYSFEYCGNVIAPISFQLLNSRAEGGYFNGLEPDCTAVDDTEHQLGDAEESMIAAAINYLETGTCAGSKSTSLQSSLIAEKREGIHRIFNIR, from the coding sequence ATGAAACAATTTACGTTAATTATTCTTATATCCCTTTATGTCGCAGCTTGCGGCGGAGGAAGCTCATCAGGCTCTGCCACCACAAGCGAAAACCATACCGTAGGCGCACCGGGCAAACTTACATATGAACCAGAATCCTGTTCAGAAACGGATCAGATCAAATTTGTAAACGATGTCATGCATGATATATACCTTTGGAGCCGGGAGATCAAACAGCCTGACTACACAAAATACAACAGCCAAAATCAACTTCTGGCAGATTTAAGGTATGGGCTGGACGACTGGAGCTACATAGTTTCCAAAGAAATAAGTGATGCGCACTATGCCGGAGACAATGTGGGGCTGGGACTAAACCTGCAATACGATCTTGAACATAATAATGCTGTGATAACTTATATTTACAAAGACTCACCTGCCGATATCGCCGGACTACGCAGAGGGTACAAAATCACTTCCGTAAACGGCTATACTATTCAGGATATGACGGACAATAATAGTTTTGATGCTGCTTTCGGACCCAACCAGCAGGGGTATTCAGTAAACTTAGAATATCTCGACAATACAGGTACAGCAGGAATTGTCAACGTTACAAAAGACAGCTATTACGCAAACGCCGTAAATGCATATAATATTTTCACAAATACAACAAATGGCAAGAAAATAGGATATATATCTTATCTGAGCTTTACAGCGAACTACATCTCAGACCTCTCAGAAGCTTTAACAGCTTTCAAGACAGAAAATATAAGCGAGCTCATAATAGACCTGAGATACAACAGCGGAGGATTGATAAACGGAGCAAAATACATTGCAGATAACATTTCAGGCGGATCGTGGACAGGCAATATATTTATAACGTTTCTACACAATTCAAAATACTCATCATGGAACCAAACCGCTCTCTTCTCATCACCCCTTGCCCATGTTGACATAGACAAGGTTATATTCCTGACAACATCCGCAACGGCATCTGCCAGCGAACTTCTAATAAACGGACTCAAACCTTACATAGATACACACCTTGTGGGAAGCACAACCCACGGCAAACCTGTAGGCATGTACTCTTTTGAGTATTGCGGCAATGTCATAGCACCGATATCTTTCCAACTGCTTAACTCCAGAGCAGAAGGAGGCTATTTTAACGGTCTGGAACCGGACTGCACAGCAGTTGACGACACAGAACATCAGCTTGGAGATGCAGAGGAAAGTATGATTGCAGCCGCTATAAATTACCTCGAAACCGGAACATGCGCCGGCAGTAAATCAACGTCATTACAAAGCTCGCTCATAGCAGAAAAACGAGAGGGCATCCACCGTATCTTTAATATCAGATAA